One genomic region from Pseudomonas sp. R5-89-07 encodes:
- a CDS encoding DJ-1/PfpI family protein: protein MKKIVLVTFDQFTDIDLFLMWDILGRNTEDWHVRIVGSSAIVRSAHGLPVSVHGPLCEANSADAVLFVSGKQGIPAALAAPDFLSSFELDPRRQRIGSICAGAFILERLGLLNGVATTHPDARSNLQALGIEPIDRPLVFQGNVATAGGCLAALYLVGWLVESWFDVDKRRATLLPVLPAGQQQLYDAVIGLSIRQGDLGG from the coding sequence TTGAAGAAAATCGTTCTGGTTACGTTCGACCAATTCACCGATATCGACCTGTTCCTGATGTGGGACATTCTAGGCCGCAATACTGAAGACTGGCACGTCCGAATAGTAGGCTCCAGCGCGATCGTGCGTTCAGCGCACGGCCTGCCTGTTTCGGTGCATGGCCCTCTTTGCGAGGCCAATAGCGCTGACGCGGTATTGTTCGTCAGCGGTAAGCAGGGGATACCCGCTGCACTTGCCGCCCCGGACTTCCTGTCCTCGTTTGAACTTGACCCCAGGCGCCAGCGAATCGGCTCCATCTGCGCCGGCGCGTTCATTCTCGAACGGCTTGGGCTGCTCAACGGCGTGGCAACGACACACCCGGATGCACGATCGAACCTGCAAGCATTGGGAATCGAGCCCATTGACCGGCCTCTCGTATTCCAGGGGAATGTTGCAACCGCTGGCGGATGCCTTGCTGCGCTTTATCTGGTGGGATGGCTGGTTGAGTCCTGGTTCGATGTCGACAAGCGCCGCGCAACGTTGCTTCCCGTTCTGCCAGCAGGGCAGCAGCAGCTCTATGATGCCGTGATCGGGCTGAGTATCCGCCAGGGAGACCTGGGTGGCTGA
- a CDS encoding alkene reductase, whose product MTEHLFSPIKLGQLTLKHRVAMAPLTRSRAGQPGNVPTSLNVEYYRQRASAALIITEATQISQQGQGYAWTPGIHSDEQIQGWKAVSEAVHAEGGRIFLQLWHVGRVSHPVFQPNGGLPVAPTAQPVPGKTFILNEAGEGVWGDVPVPQALDIPGIEAIIADFRQAARNAMLAGMDGVEIHAGNGYLLDQFINSASNRRHDRYGGSIENRARLLLEIVQAVTAEVGAERVAVRLTPMGRFMGMGDDTPEQTFGYIASRLNHWNLAYLHLVEPMMVGTVLDEGNDPRWDAIIAQLRTDFRGVLMLAGGYCRETAEQAIAQGRADLIAFGRPFIANPDLPARLRGRNELNVAHGDSFFGGGAEGYIDYPVLA is encoded by the coding sequence ATGACTGAGCATCTTTTCAGCCCGATCAAACTCGGCCAACTGACCCTCAAGCACCGCGTCGCCATGGCGCCTCTGACGCGCTCTCGGGCAGGGCAGCCGGGCAACGTACCGACATCGCTGAACGTCGAGTACTACCGTCAGCGTGCCAGTGCCGCCTTGATCATTACCGAGGCGACGCAGATTTCGCAGCAGGGCCAGGGCTACGCCTGGACGCCCGGTATCCATAGCGACGAGCAGATTCAGGGCTGGAAGGCGGTCAGCGAGGCCGTGCACGCCGAAGGCGGGCGCATCTTCCTGCAGCTCTGGCATGTGGGGCGTGTGTCGCACCCGGTGTTCCAGCCCAACGGCGGCTTGCCGGTGGCTCCGACCGCGCAGCCGGTGCCAGGCAAGACGTTCATCCTGAATGAGGCGGGCGAGGGCGTCTGGGGTGATGTACCTGTGCCTCAAGCGCTGGATATTCCAGGGATCGAAGCGATCATAGCCGACTTCCGCCAGGCTGCTCGCAACGCGATGCTGGCCGGCATGGACGGTGTGGAAATTCACGCGGGCAATGGCTACCTGCTCGACCAGTTCATCAACAGCGCCAGCAATCGACGCCATGATCGCTACGGTGGGAGTATCGAGAACCGTGCGCGCTTACTGCTTGAAATCGTGCAGGCCGTGACCGCAGAAGTAGGTGCCGAACGCGTTGCTGTTCGCCTGACACCCATGGGACGCTTCATGGGGATGGGCGATGACACCCCGGAGCAAACCTTTGGCTACATTGCATCCCGGCTCAATCATTGGAATCTCGCTTACCTGCACCTGGTAGAGCCGATGATGGTCGGCACAGTGCTCGATGAAGGCAACGATCCACGTTGGGACGCGATCATCGCGCAACTGCGTACTGACTTCCGCGGTGTTCTGATGTTGGCGGGTGGCTACTGCCGCGAAACAGCCGAACAGGCCATTGCGCAGGGCCGCGCGGACCTCATCGCTTTTGGTCGCCCGTTCATTGCCAACCCCGACTTACCGGCTCGCCTGCGCGGCCGCAACGAACTCAACGTGGCGCACGGCGACAGCTTTTTTGGCGGCGGCGCCGAGGGCTACATCGACTATCCGGTGTTGGCATAG
- a CDS encoding DsbA family oxidoreductase, whose amino-acid sequence MSPDAYLGDVKTFTTEIVMKMHSSIIQVTYDFICPWCWIAGENLERALAASGFSADPPIRFLPYQLNPDMPVRGMDRKAYRCAKFGSWARSQAMDAQVTQAGKAVGLEFDYDRVEKTPNTMAAHRLVWREQQAGKDASQLVKAIFKAYFGEGRDIGDLRVLADIAVQTGQDREAVVNFLKADEGTAEVLTLEARTRACGVRSVPSIQIADDVISGAQPIEIMIEILTRSQAA is encoded by the coding sequence TTGAGCCCGGACGCCTACCTTGGGGATGTGAAAACATTCACCACGGAGATCGTCATGAAAATGCACTCATCCATCATTCAAGTGACTTACGACTTCATCTGCCCATGGTGCTGGATCGCAGGGGAAAATCTTGAACGCGCGCTGGCCGCTTCGGGCTTCTCAGCGGACCCTCCCATTCGTTTCCTGCCTTATCAGTTGAACCCGGACATGCCCGTTCGAGGCATGGATCGCAAAGCTTATCGCTGTGCCAAGTTCGGCAGCTGGGCGCGTAGCCAGGCCATGGACGCGCAGGTCACCCAGGCCGGGAAGGCGGTCGGCCTTGAGTTCGATTATGACCGAGTCGAAAAAACCCCCAACACGATGGCCGCGCACCGCCTGGTATGGCGCGAGCAACAGGCGGGTAAAGACGCATCTCAGTTGGTCAAGGCCATTTTCAAAGCGTACTTCGGCGAGGGGCGCGATATCGGCGACCTCAGGGTATTGGCCGACATCGCCGTCCAGACCGGGCAGGACCGAGAGGCCGTTGTGAACTTTCTCAAGGCCGACGAAGGCACGGCCGAAGTCTTGACGCTCGAAGCCCGAACCAGGGCGTGCGGTGTGCGCTCAGTGCCGAGTATTCAGATCGCGGACGACGTGATCAGTGGCGCCCAGCCCATCGAAATAATGATTGAGATATTGACAAGAAGCCAAGCCGCCTGA
- a CDS encoding DUF2867 domain-containing protein: MPREFELVMPVPVPSRSGITHLYKSMHLADAFAIRLPAGASRDPDVLARFILSHQPSWIGWLMQVRDTIAACFGLKTARYLASLAHRVGIFRVYSTNRTEIVLGEDDKHLDFRISILCADEAEPEGSRQLVFSTVVHCHNRLGRAYIFVIAPFHRLVVKASLVRAARVGWPLATRPPAIQ, translated from the coding sequence ATGCCCCGAGAATTCGAACTCGTCATGCCCGTGCCAGTGCCCTCAAGGTCCGGCATCACCCATCTTTATAAATCGATGCACCTGGCGGACGCTTTTGCGATTCGGCTGCCTGCGGGCGCATCCCGCGATCCAGATGTGCTGGCTCGATTCATCCTTTCTCACCAGCCCTCCTGGATCGGATGGCTCATGCAAGTCCGAGACACTATCGCTGCCTGCTTTGGCCTCAAGACAGCCCGATATTTGGCATCACTGGCTCATCGGGTTGGAATCTTCAGGGTCTACAGCACAAACCGGACCGAAATCGTATTGGGAGAGGATGACAAGCACCTTGATTTCCGGATATCGATTCTCTGTGCTGATGAGGCAGAGCCAGAAGGCAGTCGCCAACTGGTGTTTTCAACCGTGGTCCACTGCCACAATCGCTTGGGAAGGGCCTACATCTTCGTCATCGCCCCGTTTCACCGCTTGGTCGTCAAGGCGAGCCTCGTTCGTGCGGCTCGCGTCGGTTGGCCTCTGGCTACCCGTCCGCCGGCTATCCAGTGA
- a CDS encoding cytochrome c has protein sequence MKRKTIIGAVLAAGIVGLGFAFWMMWRPQIAPVSPPPTAGRETLDRGRRVVEAGDCAVCHTRPGGAYMAGGLPLVTPFGTLFTTNITPDPASGIGQWSLQAFERAMREGIARDGHFLYPAFPYVHYRKMSDADIADAYAFLMSVDPVKYTAPQNQMIFPMNFRALVSFWNLLFLHGDPLEPLPDRSAQWNRGRYLVEGAGHCSSCHSPLNLIGGEKGSELFNGGVVDGWTAPALRAMSEAQHPWNEAQLVDYLTGKVAEGHGAAAGPMLPVSLSIAQLPTQDAHAIAQYILDLKKTSSDVPSPPCTSGAKPSARALMGAALFDGACASCHGDAAPMRTIESRPALANTSAVTADSPRNLIQTILQGIPMSSAASSHYMPAFANSLDDTHVAALAEFLRNQSCGNRPWTDLDKTLNHIRAQEQQP, from the coding sequence ATGAAGCGAAAGACGATCATCGGTGCCGTTCTGGCGGCCGGCATCGTGGGGCTGGGGTTTGCGTTCTGGATGATGTGGAGGCCGCAGATCGCCCCGGTCAGCCCACCTCCGACTGCGGGTCGCGAAACCCTGGACAGAGGCCGCCGCGTCGTTGAAGCGGGAGACTGCGCGGTCTGCCACACACGGCCAGGCGGCGCCTACATGGCCGGGGGGTTGCCTCTGGTAACGCCCTTCGGAACCCTCTTCACCACCAACATCACCCCTGACCCGGCATCCGGTATCGGCCAGTGGTCACTGCAAGCCTTTGAGCGAGCCATGCGCGAAGGCATTGCGCGGGACGGCCATTTTCTCTATCCGGCGTTCCCCTACGTGCATTACCGGAAGATGAGCGACGCCGATATTGCCGACGCCTATGCCTTCCTGATGAGCGTGGACCCGGTCAAATACACCGCGCCGCAAAACCAGATGATCTTCCCAATGAATTTCCGTGCGCTGGTGTCCTTCTGGAACCTGCTGTTCCTGCATGGGGATCCGCTGGAACCACTTCCCGACCGGTCAGCACAATGGAACCGCGGGCGCTACTTGGTCGAGGGCGCGGGACACTGCTCATCCTGCCATTCGCCCCTGAATCTGATAGGCGGGGAGAAAGGCAGCGAACTGTTCAACGGTGGTGTCGTCGACGGCTGGACAGCCCCTGCCCTGCGCGCAATGAGCGAGGCGCAACACCCCTGGAATGAGGCCCAATTGGTCGACTATCTGACGGGCAAGGTCGCCGAGGGGCACGGTGCAGCGGCGGGCCCGATGTTGCCGGTCAGCCTGAGCATCGCGCAATTGCCGACACAAGACGCCCATGCCATCGCGCAGTACATTCTCGATCTCAAGAAAACCTCATCGGATGTCCCGTCGCCGCCTTGCACGTCTGGAGCCAAGCCCAGCGCCCGGGCACTTATGGGCGCTGCGTTGTTCGACGGGGCCTGCGCGAGTTGCCACGGCGACGCGGCACCGATGCGCACGATTGAATCGCGCCCGGCGCTGGCAAACACCTCGGCGGTGACGGCGGACTCACCACGCAATTTGATCCAGACCATCCTGCAGGGCATCCCGATGTCCAGCGCCGCTTCCAGCCACTACATGCCGGCCTTCGCCAATAGCCTGGACGACACCCATGTGGCTGCACTTGCCGAATTCCTGCGCAACCAAAGCTGTGGAAACCGGCCATGGACAGATCTCGACAAGACGCTCAACCACATTCGGGCTCAGGAGCAGCAACCGTGA
- a CDS encoding LysE family translocator, producing the protein MSFDLHHLLLVFTAYSVGAASPGPSNMRIMGVAMHQGRKPALMLAAGVISGSFFWGAMAATGVSAILLQFAQALLLLKLVGGAYLLFLALKAGRSALTSDEKNEKALAAAPTVSGVALYRRGLLMHLTNPKALLGWIATMTLGLGPQATPETVVTILAGCAVLSVSIFCGYAIAFSTAPMILGYRRARRWIEGTLALVFGAAGFKLLCSRS; encoded by the coding sequence ATGTCATTTGATCTGCACCACCTGCTGCTGGTATTCACAGCCTATAGTGTAGGAGCGGCCAGCCCAGGGCCCAGCAATATGCGGATCATGGGCGTTGCAATGCACCAAGGTAGAAAACCTGCGCTGATGCTGGCAGCAGGCGTTATCAGCGGGTCTTTTTTCTGGGGGGCAATGGCCGCTACCGGTGTATCAGCCATTCTGCTCCAATTCGCACAGGCACTCTTGCTACTCAAGCTAGTCGGAGGGGCATACTTGCTGTTCCTAGCGCTGAAAGCGGGACGTTCTGCTCTGACATCTGACGAGAAAAACGAGAAAGCGCTGGCCGCAGCACCAACCGTCTCGGGCGTTGCTCTCTATCGGCGGGGCTTGCTTATGCACCTTACCAACCCAAAGGCTTTACTCGGCTGGATCGCAACGATGACACTCGGGCTGGGGCCACAAGCCACGCCTGAAACGGTTGTGACCATATTGGCTGGCTGTGCCGTGTTGAGCGTTTCCATTTTCTGCGGCTATGCGATTGCTTTCTCCACGGCGCCGATGATTCTGGGCTATCGCAGGGCGCGCCGATGGATTGAAGGCACCCTTGCGTTGGTCTTTGGCGCCGCAGGTTTTAAGCTTCTATGCTCCCGCAGCTGA
- a CDS encoding (2Fe-2S)-binding protein — MDRSRQDAQPHSGSGAATVITLDINGRTHELDIAPDMPLLYALRNQVGLNGAKYGCGLGQCGACTVLVNDKPVFSCLMPCGALAGKSVRTVESLGSEDQPGPLQKAFIDEQAAQCGYCIAGMIVRAQALLEANPHPDDETIRRHMAPNLCRCGTHVRILAAIKSVVAQGGKV, encoded by the coding sequence ATGGACAGATCTCGACAAGACGCTCAACCACATTCGGGCTCAGGAGCAGCAACCGTGATCACACTCGACATCAACGGCCGGACTCACGAACTGGACATCGCGCCCGACATGCCCCTGCTGTATGCCTTGCGCAACCAGGTAGGGCTCAATGGCGCCAAATACGGCTGCGGCCTGGGCCAGTGCGGCGCCTGTACGGTGTTAGTGAACGACAAACCGGTGTTTTCATGCCTTATGCCATGCGGCGCACTGGCAGGCAAATCGGTGCGCACCGTGGAGAGCCTGGGCAGCGAAGACCAGCCGGGGCCGTTGCAGAAAGCCTTTATCGACGAACAGGCCGCCCAGTGTGGCTATTGCATCGCGGGCATGATCGTAAGGGCGCAGGCCCTGTTGGAGGCCAACCCGCATCCGGACGATGAAACGATCCGCCGCCATATGGCGCCCAACTTGTGCCGCTGCGGCACCCACGTGCGAATCCTCGCGGCAATCAAATCGGTTGTCGCCCAAGGAGGCAAGGTATGA
- a CDS encoding FAD binding domain-containing protein: MKRSDVPKALVIGGSLGGLFAATALRAIGWQVDIFERSPAAMDSRGGGIVLQADVLHHFRYAGIHPAGALGVRSHDRLYLDRAGSVVHKEPMPQTQTSWNTLYSSLFSAFPAEHYHRGKTLVGLTQNEQRVTAIFADGSTAEADLLIGADGAGSTVRSVVLPGVAPSYSGYVVWRGLVDEAQLPDFAKTQLYEHFVFQQDPESLMLEYMVPSASGSVDPGERRFNWLWYLKAAQGPELDAVLTDSDGHRRSHSIPPGALATGPQAYIREMGERQANPAFRELIRQTRDIFVQAILDLEVPQMVFGRVLLTGDAAFVPRPHTAGSTAKAARNALSLAQAIDDIGDLEKALLAWQQQQLAEGKRMGDWGMPMGNRIMGIAPD, from the coding sequence ATGAAGCGTTCAGACGTTCCGAAGGCGTTGGTCATTGGTGGCTCCCTGGGAGGGCTGTTCGCCGCCACGGCGTTACGCGCGATTGGTTGGCAGGTGGATATTTTCGAGCGATCCCCCGCGGCAATGGACAGCCGTGGCGGTGGCATCGTGCTGCAGGCGGATGTCCTGCACCATTTCCGCTATGCGGGTATTCACCCGGCAGGTGCGCTCGGCGTTCGCTCCCATGATCGGCTCTATCTGGATCGAGCCGGCAGCGTCGTGCATAAAGAGCCGATGCCGCAAACCCAGACGTCCTGGAACACACTGTACAGCTCATTATTTTCTGCATTCCCTGCCGAGCATTATCACCGTGGCAAGACGCTGGTGGGCCTGACGCAGAATGAGCAGCGAGTGACTGCGATTTTTGCCGATGGCAGCACTGCCGAGGCCGATTTGCTGATTGGCGCTGATGGCGCGGGCTCAACCGTGCGAAGCGTGGTGTTGCCTGGGGTGGCACCTAGCTATTCGGGCTATGTGGTGTGGCGTGGGCTTGTTGATGAAGCGCAACTTCCAGACTTCGCCAAAACACAGCTTTATGAGCACTTCGTTTTTCAACAAGACCCTGAATCGCTGATGCTGGAATACATGGTGCCAAGCGCGAGTGGCTCCGTTGATCCTGGCGAGCGTCGGTTCAATTGGCTGTGGTACCTGAAAGCTGCACAAGGGCCGGAACTCGATGCAGTACTCACTGACAGCGATGGCCATCGGCGTAGCCACTCGATTCCACCCGGAGCCCTGGCCACCGGGCCGCAGGCTTACATACGGGAAATGGGCGAGCGCCAGGCAAACCCGGCTTTTCGAGAGTTGATCCGCCAGACCAGGGATATTTTCGTGCAGGCGATCCTCGATCTCGAAGTGCCGCAGATGGTGTTTGGTCGTGTGCTGTTGACTGGCGACGCCGCTTTTGTGCCGCGCCCTCATACCGCCGGCAGCACCGCCAAGGCAGCCCGCAATGCACTGTCCCTGGCACAGGCAATCGACGACATCGGCGACCTGGAGAAAGCCCTGCTGGCCTGGCAGCAGCAACAACTTGCAGAGGGCAAGCGCATGGGAGATTGGGGAATGCCCATGGGCAATCGGATCATGGGCATTGCCCCAGACTGA
- a CDS encoding molybdopterin cofactor-binding domain-containing protein, with the protein MRSPAQNVNLSRRTFMINGALVMGFAMLPGIPRAFADTEVDTLGTVILAPDLPGSLRATPYLDAWIRIDAKDGISVYTGKVELGTGVKTALLQIAAERLEVSPGLIRFLTADTALTPNEGYTAGSHTIVDSGTALFNAAAQVRQLLLESAARQWQHGIESLTTRDAVIYDAQGRSMTYAQAVVGVQLHRFASTSSPFKPASSFTLIGKSLPRLDIPAKVSGGAAYVQDMRLPDMLHARVIRPPRRGSQLLEIDEAALKNLPGDVKLIRNGSYLAVVATDEWLAIKAMREGYATARWTAGNALPDSTHIHQLLTQLPSRHYPVAAKGAPPQPGPPAYKARVTKQYLMHGSIGPSCAVAWFKDGTLTVWTHTQGVYPLRMGIAEMVGLPVAQVRCIHAEGSGCYGHNGADDAAADAALIAMAIPGKPIRVQWMREQENLWEPYSSAMLAEVEAGLDDSGRLRDWKYELWSTPHNERIVNAGRLLPAWLLAKPFTPAPSVPIAQPEGDGDRNAVPLYEIPNLKVDLNFVLTMPFRTSAMRSLGAHINVFAIESSVDELAARGTIDPVQFRLNHLSDPRARAVVERVAAEFRWPHKATGPGSGIGFAFARYKNIMGYCAIAVQLHVQRQTGQVTIDRVVAAVDVGQIVSPDGLLNQIQGGIVQSASWTLYERILYDANGMYSFDWSGYPIMRFVDVPQQVEVHMIDQPDQPFLGAAEIVQGPMAAALGNAINDATGKRLLDLPLARRGWQDALGA; encoded by the coding sequence ATGAGAAGTCCCGCGCAAAACGTCAACCTGAGCCGCCGCACCTTTATGATAAACGGAGCCCTGGTGATGGGGTTCGCGATGCTTCCGGGCATTCCCCGCGCCTTCGCCGATACCGAAGTGGACACCTTGGGTACGGTCATCCTGGCGCCTGATCTGCCCGGCAGCCTGCGGGCCACGCCCTATCTGGACGCCTGGATCCGCATCGATGCGAAAGATGGTATCAGCGTCTATACCGGCAAAGTGGAACTGGGTACTGGCGTCAAAACCGCGCTGCTGCAGATCGCCGCCGAACGCCTGGAAGTGTCACCTGGGCTCATCCGCTTCCTGACTGCCGACACCGCGCTCACACCCAATGAGGGCTATACCGCCGGCAGCCATACCATCGTCGACAGCGGCACTGCGCTGTTCAACGCCGCGGCCCAGGTGCGTCAGTTGCTACTCGAGTCCGCGGCACGCCAATGGCAGCACGGCATCGAGAGCCTGACCACGCGAGACGCGGTGATCTACGATGCACAAGGCCGCAGCATGACCTACGCACAAGCGGTAGTTGGGGTTCAACTGCATCGCTTCGCCTCGACAAGCTCCCCGTTCAAGCCAGCCAGCAGCTTTACCCTGATCGGCAAATCACTGCCTCGGCTGGACATCCCGGCCAAAGTCAGCGGCGGCGCGGCCTATGTGCAGGACATGCGCCTGCCCGATATGCTGCACGCCCGTGTGATACGCCCTCCCCGGCGCGGCAGTCAGCTCTTGGAGATTGACGAGGCCGCCCTCAAGAACCTCCCTGGTGACGTCAAACTGATCCGCAACGGCAGCTACCTCGCTGTGGTCGCCACCGATGAATGGCTGGCCATCAAAGCGATGCGCGAGGGCTACGCCACGGCCCGCTGGACCGCAGGCAATGCACTGCCGGACTCGACACACATCCATCAACTGCTCACCCAATTGCCGTCGCGGCACTATCCGGTGGCGGCCAAGGGAGCCCCCCCACAACCGGGGCCGCCCGCGTATAAGGCCCGAGTGACCAAGCAATACCTGATGCACGGCTCCATCGGCCCTTCCTGCGCAGTGGCCTGGTTCAAGGATGGAACACTGACGGTCTGGACCCATACCCAAGGTGTCTACCCGCTGCGCATGGGTATCGCCGAAATGGTCGGCCTGCCGGTCGCTCAGGTGCGTTGCATCCACGCCGAGGGCTCCGGTTGCTATGGCCACAACGGCGCCGATGACGCCGCCGCCGATGCCGCACTGATTGCCATGGCCATTCCCGGCAAGCCGATACGGGTGCAATGGATGCGCGAACAGGAAAATCTCTGGGAGCCCTACAGTTCGGCCATGCTAGCCGAAGTGGAAGCGGGACTGGACGACAGCGGACGTCTTCGCGACTGGAAATACGAACTCTGGAGTACGCCGCACAACGAGCGCATCGTCAATGCCGGACGCCTGTTGCCGGCGTGGCTGTTGGCCAAGCCCTTCACGCCCGCACCGTCAGTCCCGATTGCCCAACCCGAAGGTGACGGCGACCGTAACGCTGTGCCGTTGTATGAGATCCCCAACCTGAAAGTCGATCTGAACTTTGTGCTGACCATGCCATTCAGGACCTCGGCCATGCGTTCGCTCGGTGCCCATATCAACGTGTTCGCCATCGAGAGCAGCGTCGATGAACTGGCGGCCAGGGGCACCATCGACCCGGTGCAATTTCGCCTGAATCACTTGAGCGATCCGCGAGCACGGGCGGTGGTTGAGCGCGTCGCCGCTGAGTTCCGCTGGCCGCACAAAGCAACGGGGCCCGGCAGCGGCATCGGCTTCGCTTTTGCCCGCTATAAAAACATCATGGGTTACTGCGCAATCGCCGTGCAGTTGCATGTGCAGCGCCAGACCGGGCAAGTAACGATTGATCGCGTAGTCGCCGCCGTCGACGTGGGGCAAATTGTCAGCCCCGACGGGCTGCTCAATCAGATTCAGGGCGGCATCGTACAGTCCGCCAGTTGGACGCTTTACGAACGAATCCTCTATGACGCCAATGGCATGTACAGTTTCGACTGGAGCGGCTATCCGATCATGCGCTTTGTGGATGTGCCGCAACAGGTCGAAGTCCACATGATTGATCAGCCGGATCAGCCGTTTCTCGGGGCTGCGGAAATCGTGCAGGGCCCCATGGCCGCGGCACTGGGCAACGCCATCAACGATGCCACCGGCAAGCGCTTGCTCGATCTGCCACTGGCGCGACGTGGCTGGCAGGATGCGTTAGGGGCATGA
- a CDS encoding DMT family transporter, whose protein sequence is MPIHLILLVLFAALLHASWNALLRSGADRLWSMTVMSIAIAITCVVAAAFMVPPAIESWGYAVLSGLLHVGYNLFLVRSYRVADLGQIYPISRGSSPVLITLGAAVFAGESITPGTLLGIVLVSGGIISLAFKGRSLSVPGLPYALGTGCFIAAYSVVDGIGARLSNAPLAYTVWMCALWGMLMPVLYISLRDTRSLVSLRPGTVTALIGGLVSLLAYAMVIYAMNQAPLGAVSALRETSVLFAALIGYVFLGETLTARRILACVVIASGTFIIG, encoded by the coding sequence ATGCCTATTCATCTCATCCTCCTCGTGCTTTTCGCCGCGCTCCTGCATGCCAGCTGGAATGCGTTGCTGCGCAGCGGTGCCGATCGGCTGTGGTCCATGACAGTGATGAGCATTGCAATCGCCATCACCTGTGTCGTCGCCGCAGCGTTCATGGTGCCCCCGGCGATTGAAAGTTGGGGCTACGCAGTGCTGTCGGGGTTGCTGCATGTGGGCTACAACCTGTTTCTGGTGCGCAGTTACCGGGTCGCAGACCTGGGGCAGATCTATCCAATTTCACGCGGATCGTCGCCTGTGCTGATTACCCTGGGCGCCGCTGTGTTTGCCGGGGAAAGCATCACGCCGGGTACGTTGCTCGGTATTGTGCTGGTGTCAGGCGGGATCATTTCGCTGGCCTTCAAAGGGCGCAGTTTGTCAGTTCCAGGCCTGCCCTATGCGCTGGGGACGGGCTGTTTTATCGCGGCCTATAGCGTGGTCGATGGCATCGGCGCCAGGTTATCCAATGCGCCGCTTGCCTACACGGTTTGGATGTGTGCCCTGTGGGGCATGCTGATGCCTGTGCTCTACATCAGCCTACGCGACACCCGCAGCCTGGTCTCCCTCCGGCCCGGAACAGTGACTGCCTTGATTGGCGGGCTGGTCTCTTTGCTCGCGTATGCAATGGTCATCTACGCCATGAACCAGGCGCCCCTGGGCGCGGTATCGGCTTTGCGCGAAACCAGCGTGCTGTTTGCGGCGTTGATCGGTTATGTGTTCCTCGGCGAGACACTCACCGCCCGCCGGATACTCGCATGCGTAGTGATCGCCAGCGGTACCTTCATCATCGGCTGA
- the gcvA gene encoding transcriptional regulator GcvA codes for MRDLPPTATLRAFEVATRHLTFTSAAQELHVTQSAVSHQLKHLEALWGVQLFERGKALRLTAAGAALAPIVREFFISLEATLGDLREQKDRVRLTVSTTYSFALKWLLPRLPSLSRQHPELLVSLDTTDSLIHFSHAQADVAIRLGKGNYPGLHSEFLFGEQVFPVASPELLRRVGTPQSPAELLHFPLLIRDGAELVPKWEVWFQAVGLVYLPLRESFRFGDTNMTVEAALLGQGVALVRSGHVENEISDGRLVRLFDVPLPSPLAYYFVCPKGIESQPHIVSFRQWLASEASKVQRVEQ; via the coding sequence ATGAGAGACCTGCCGCCCACCGCGACCTTGCGCGCATTTGAAGTTGCCACCCGGCACCTGACCTTTACGTCGGCCGCACAGGAGCTGCACGTTACTCAAAGCGCGGTCAGCCACCAGCTCAAGCACCTTGAGGCGCTGTGGGGAGTGCAGTTGTTTGAACGTGGCAAGGCGCTGCGCCTCACGGCAGCGGGGGCTGCGCTGGCGCCCATCGTGCGGGAGTTTTTTATCAGCCTGGAGGCGACGTTGGGTGATTTGCGCGAGCAAAAAGACAGGGTTCGACTCACCGTCAGCACCACCTATTCCTTCGCCCTCAAATGGCTGCTGCCGCGCTTGCCGAGTCTATCCCGTCAGCACCCCGAGCTGCTGGTCTCGCTGGACACCACGGATAGCCTAATCCACTTCTCTCACGCCCAGGCTGATGTTGCGATCAGGCTCGGGAAGGGCAATTACCCAGGCCTGCATTCGGAGTTCTTGTTTGGGGAGCAAGTATTTCCTGTGGCCAGCCCCGAATTGCTGCGGCGCGTCGGGACACCGCAGAGCCCTGCCGAATTGTTGCATTTCCCTCTGCTGATTCGGGACGGTGCCGAGTTGGTGCCAAAGTGGGAGGTGTGGTTTCAAGCCGTCGGGCTGGTCTATTTACCACTCAGGGAAAGCTTCAGATTTGGCGATACCAATATGACAGTCGAGGCGGCTTTACTCGGTCAAGGCGTCGCGCTGGTGCGCAGCGGGCATGTGGAGAACGAAATCAGCGATGGCCGTTTGGTTCGGCTGTTCGACGTGCCGCTTCCATCGCCACTTGCCTACTACTTCGTGTGCCCAAAGGGCATCGAATCGCAGCCGCATATCGTCAGTTTTCGTCAATGGTTAGCCAGTGAGGCGAGCAAGGTACAACGAGTAGAACAGTGA